The genomic DNA AATTGCAATACCTGGTTGCGATAAAAATTTACCAGGTGTAATAATGTCTATTATTAGACTTAATAGACCTTCTATTATTATATATGGTGGTAGTATTTATTCTGGAAATTATAAAGGAAAAAAAATAGATATTATTTCTTCATTTGAAGCTTTAGGAAAAAAAAATATGAATAAAATTTCTAAAAAAGAATATTTTAATATAGTAAGAAAATCTTGTCCAGGTCCTGGAGCATGTGGGGGGATGTATACAGCAAATACTATGGCTTCCATTTTAGAAGTTATGGGAATGACATTACCATTTTCTTCATCTTATCCTGCAAATAGTATAGAAAAAAAATTAGAATGTAAAAAAGTACCTTTTTATATAAAAAAATTATTATCCAATAAAATCTATCCAAAAGATATTATTACTAAAAAATCTATAAAAAATGGTATAAAATTAGGAATATGTTTAGGTGGATCAACTAATTTAGTTTTACATATGTTAGCATTAGCTAAAACTGCCAATATAGAAATTTCTTTAAAAGAAATACAAAAGTTTAGTGATCAAGTTCCATTAATAGGAAATCTAAAACCTAGTGGATCATATCTTATGGAAGACATTCATTCCAATATTAGAGGTATGCCTATTATTATTAAATATTTAATAAATAACGGTATAATATCAGGCGACTGTTTAACAGTTACTGGAAAAACATTATATGAAAATGTAAAAAATGTTTCCGATATTAATTTTAATAAACAAAACGTTATCTTTTCTTTAAAAAATCCTATAAAAAAAAATGGACATATAAGAATATTATATGGTAATATTGCCCCAGAAGGGTCCGTAGCAAAAATAACTGGTATAGAAGGAAAAAATTTTGTAGGTAAAGCTAAAGTATTTGATTCGGAAGAAGAAGCAAATCGATGTATTTTTAATAATAAAATTATGCAGGGAACAGTGATAGTTATAAGATATGTAGGACCAAAAGGAGCTCCGGGTATGCCAGAAATGTTAAAACCTACATCTTATATTATGGGTAGCGGATTAGGAAAAAAAGTAGCTTTAATTACAGATGGTAGATTTTCAGGGGGATCACATGGATTTGTAGTAGGACATATATCTCCAGAAGCTCAATCTGGAGGATTAATAGCTTTAATAAAAAATGATGATATTATAAAAATAGATGCTGAAAACAACAAATTAATATTAGAAGTAGAAGAAAAAGAAATAGAAATAAGAAAAAAATTATGGAATCCTCCTCCATTAAAAGTAAAAAGTGGTTATCTATATAAGTATTCAAAATTAGTATCATCTGCCTCTAATGGATGTATTACAGATTAATTATGGAGAAAAATGTATTTCCCGGATCTGAAATAGTTATTAAAACATTATTAAATGAAAATGTAAAATATATATTTGGATATCCAGGAGGTGCCATAATGCCAATATACGATTCTTTGTATGATTATAAACATAAAATCAAACATATTTTAATGAGACATGAACAAGGAGTAATTCATGCTGCACAAGGTTATGCTAGAGCTACAGGATGTGTAGGGGTTTGTTTTACTACATCTGGACCAGGAGCTACTAATTTAGTAACAGGATTAGCAGATTCATTAATAGATAGTACTCCCATTGTTTGTATAACAGGACAAGTTTCTTCACAATTCCTTGGTACTGATGCTTTTCAAGAAATTAATATTATAGATATTTCTATTTCAGTTACTAAATGGAATATTCAAGTATTAGAATCTACTAATATATGTAAATCTATTCAAAAAGGATTTTTTATTGCAAAAAGTGGTAGACCAGGTCCAGTATTAATTGATATTACTAAAGATGCTCAATTAAATATGTCAAAATTTTGCTTTAAAAAAATAAATAAAATTAGAAATTTTTATCCATGTCCAATTATAAAAAAAAATAAAATAGTAAAAGCGGCACAAATTATAAATAAATCCAAAAAACCAATTATATTTTCAGGACAAGGTGTTATAATAGCTAACGCGGAAAAAGAATTAAAAAAATTTATAGAAAAAACAAGGATTCCAATAGCTTGTACTTTATTAGGATTAGGTTCAATCTCTACTACACATGATTTATATGTTGGAATGTTAGGCATGCATGGTAATTATGCTCCAAATATTTTGACTAATGAATCAGATGTAATTATTGCAATAGGAATGCGTTTTGACGATCGAGTTACAGGAAATGTTAAAAAATATGCAAACCAAGCAAAAATTATTCATATTGATATTGATAATTCTGAAATAAATAAAAATATATCATGTTACATTTCTATTGTAGGAGACTGTAAAGTTTCTTTAAAGCAATTAACACAACTTGTGAATAAAACGAATCATGAAAATTGGAAAAAAAAATTTTTTCTTATGAAAGAAAAAGAAAAAAAAATAATAATAAAAAAAGATTTATTTCCAATAAAAAAAACCATTACAATGGGTGAAGTAATAAAATGGATTAATTTATATAAAAGAAAAAATTCAATACTTGTCACTGATGTAGGACAACATCAAATGATAGCTTCAAGATATTTTAATTTTAATTGTAGAAGAAGTCAAATAACATCTGGGGGATTTGGTACTATGGGTTTTGCTTTACCAGCATCAATAGGAGCAAAATTTGGATCAAAAAATAAACAAATAATATGTATTGTAGGAGACGGGGGGATTCAAATGACTATTCAAGAAATGGGTACTATACTAGAAAATAATTTATCTATAAAAATTATATTGTTAAATAATAATTTTTTAGGTATGGTACGTCAATGGCAACAACTTTTTTTTAAAAAACGTTATTCTTTTACGAAATTAAAAAATCCTAATTTTTTAAAGTTATCGGAAGCTTATAGTATAGAATATAAAAAAATATATAAGAGAAATGAACTAAAAAATTCTATAAAAAAATTGTTTTCTAATGATAAAAAATCTTTTTTTTTAGAGATTTTAGTTTCAAAAGAAGATAATGTTTTTCCTATGATTCCATCTGGATCCTCTGTAGAAGATATTCGTATGATATAATAATTTATGAGTTTTTTATGGAAATTGATTTTAGTATAAAAATACTCATTGAGGACAATATTGGATTGTTAATTAGGATTCTTATTTTATTAAATAAAAGAAATTTAAAAATTAATTATATGAATGTATCAAAAAAAAAATATAAAAAATATAATTTAAATCAATGTATTTTACATTTAAAATGTGAAAAAAAACAATTAATTAAATTAAAAAAAATTATTAATAAATTAATAGGAGTTTATTCTATATTTTATAATGAAAAAAAATTATTTAATAACACAATTTAAAAATTATGATAAAAAAAATTGGTGATGTAGAAGAAAATATTATAACCAGGAAAGAGTTCCCTTTAAAGAAAGCAAAAAAAATATTAAAAAAAGAAGTTTTATCAATTCTTGGATATGGAGTACAAGGACCTAGTCAATCTTTAAATTTGAAAGATAACGGATTTAATGTAATTATAGGACAAAGAAAAAATACTTTATCATGGAATAAAGCATTAAAAGATGGATGGATAGAAGGAAAAAATTTATTTCCTTTAGAAGAAGCTTCTGAAAAAGGTACAATATTATTGTATTTACTTTCAGATGCTGGACAAATATCATTTTGGCCAAAAATTAAAAAATATTTAACTAAAAATAAATCTTTATATTTTTCACATGGATTTGGTTTATCTTTCCAAGATAAAACAAAAATATATCCACCTAATAATATAGATATTTTTTTAGTTGCTCCAAAAGGATCAGGAACTAGTTTAAGAAGACTTTTTAAAGAAGGAAAAGGAATTAATTCTAGTTATGCTATTTATCAAGACTATAGTGGAAAAAGTTTAGATAAAGTTCTATCTATTGGGATAGGAATAGGTTCTGGATATCTATTTGAAACAAGTTTTAAAAATGAGGTTTATTCTGATTTAGTTGGAGAAAGAGGTACGTTAATGGGAGCTATTCAAGGAATATTTTATGCACAATATCAAGTATTGAGAAAGAATGGACATTCTCCATCAGAATCTTTTAATGAAACCGTGGAAGAATTAACTCAAAGTCTAATGCCATTAGTTTCAGAAAATGGAATGGATTGGATGTATTCCAATTGTTCAACAACTGCACAAAGAGGTGCTTTAGATTGGTGGAAAAAATTTAGAGATATTACATTACCTATATTTGAAGATTTGTATAAAAAAGTATCATCTGGTCATGAAGCAGAAAGAATTATTTTATATAATAGTGATAAAAATTATAGATATAAATTAAAAAAAGAATTAGATAATATAAAAAATAGTGAATTATGGAAAGTTGGAGATATTATACGTAATTTACGACCAGAAAAAAAAAGTGATAAAAAATTTTAATAAAAAAATTAATTTTTCTTAACTAAATATAGTTAATCTAATTTTTTTTAAAACGTTTTGATATATAAAATACTTAAAAAAATAAAATATTTATTTAATCCTTATTTTATAAATAATTTTATTAAATAATTTATTAATTTTTCCAATTAATAAAAAAAGAATCAAATAACTAGATATCAGTTAATATACTATGATAAAAATTATATTTTAATTCTGAATAAAAATAATATTTTTATTAATTTTAGTAATATAAAATTAAATTATTTTTTATATAATTTATTATAGAATCTACTATTAGTATCAAAATTTTTTATAAAAATCCATTATAAAAATTTTATATATAAAAACATAATTCATACATATGAAAAAATAAAAATAAATTTTTTATTTAATTTAATATTTTTAATGACTATTTAAGTATACCCACGACTGGATTTGAACCAGCACATCCTTAATTTTTTAGGATACCACCCCCTCAAAGTGGCGTGTCTACCAATTTCACCACGTGGGTTAATAAATAGATATTTAAATAAAATTATTAAATAAATAAAAAAGAAAAACTAAATTTATACTTTTTTATTAAAAAAATTTTTAATATTTAAACAATTTTTATGAATATAGCAATCATAGGATATGGTAAAATGGGTAAAACTATTGAAAAAATAGCAACAAATAGAAATCATAATATACAATTATGTTACGATAAAACTCCTAATAAAAATATATTATTAAATAATTCTATTGATATAGTAATAGAATTTAGTCAACCTTATTCTGCATTTGAAAACATAAAAATATGTATAGAAAATAATATTCCTGTAGTATCTGGAACTACAGGATGGTTACAACAATTAAATGAAATTAAAAATATTTGCATAAAAAATAATGGATCTTTTTTATACTCATCTAATTTTAGTATTAGTATGAATATATTTTATGAAATTAATAAAAAATTATCAATTTTATTATTACCATTTTCAAAAAAATATGATATTTCTATAAAAGAAATTCATCATAAAGAAAAAAAAGATAAACCTAGTGGAACGGCTTTACATATCGCAAATGATATAATAAATATTGGGATGAAAAACTATTGGAATACTATAGATAATAAAAAAAAATTAATAAAAAATTATAAAAAATCTATTTTAATTGAATCAAAAAGATGTGAAAATGTAATAGGAGAACATATTGTAGATTATAAATCTAATATAGAAAAAATATCTATTAAACATAAGGCTTATAGTAGAAATATTTTTGCTATTGGTGCAATTATCTCTGCAGAATGGCTAATAAATAAAAAAGGATTTTTTTCAATGAAAGATATGCTAGGTTTATAAAATATTATGTTTCAATATATATTATTTCATCTTATTTTTTCAATTATTATAAATATATTTCATGTATTTATTACTTATAATTTATATAAAAAATATAATTTCAATCATAAAAAATGTTATATACCTTTTTACAATATTTTTATATTTTTACGTGTACAAAATAAAAAAAGTTGGTTTATATTATTTTTAATTAATCCACTAACTAGTATAATATTGTATTATATTTTATGGATTGATTTAATTCATTCTTTTAGAGAAAAAGAAGATAATAAACTATTTACTATAGTATTTGGAATATTTTATATTATTTATTTAAATTTTTTTATCAAAAAAAAATTAAAACTTATCAATAAAAATCACAATAATAAAAATCACAATAATAAAAATATTATATTACTTTCTATAATATTATCATTTATTATACATACTTATATCGTACAACCGTTCGTCATTCCCACATCATCTATGGAAAAAAGTTTATTAGTTGGGGATTTTATATTAGTTAGTAAAATAAATTATGGATTAAGAATGCCTATTTCGCCTATTTTTATCCCATTTTTTCACAATCGTTTATTTGATTATATAAATCATTATACATCTTTAATAAAGTGGCCATATTTTCGTTTTAATTCATTGGAGTCTATACGTAGAAATGATATAATTGTTTTTAATTATCCTCTAGATAAAAAAAATTTTTCAATAGATAGAAAAGATCATTATGTTAAACGTTGTGTAGGTATTCCAGGAGATATAATTTTTATTAAAAATGGTAAATTATTTATTAATTATATACAAGAAAAATTTTTTAAAGGTAGACAACAATCTTTTTTTTTTAAAAGAAAGATTCCATTAAATATTGAATATCTGATGAATAAAATGGATATCGAAGATATTGAGATGATAGGAGAATTTAATAATGAATATTATTATCAAATAATGTTAAATGAAGAAAATAAAAAAAAGATATGTAAATTATTTAATAATTTAATTTTATTAAAAAAAAATATTACTCCTTATTATATATCAGATAAAGTTATACAACCTAAAAAACAAAAATATGTATGGAATAGAGATTTTTTTGGGCCATTTTACATTCCAAAAAAAGGGGATATTATTGAAATAAATTCAATAAATAGTTCTTTATATAAAAATATTTTTTTATACGAAAAAGGAAAAATTTTTTATAAGAAAAAAAAAAAATTTATAAGAGTAATGAATAATTATTATTTTATGATGGGAGATAATAGACATAATTCTTATGACTCTCGTTATTGGGGATTAGTACCAGAAAGTCATATAGTAGGAAAACCTATATTTATATGGATGAGCATTGATTGGAATAGAAATAATCCTATAAATTTTTTTCATTGGAAAATTCGATGGGATAGAATTATGACAACTGTAAACGGTAATAATATATTTTTATATTTATTTTTTTTATTCTTATTATTATATATGATCCATAAAACAATATATAAAATAATAAATAGAAACAATAAAAATTAATAAAAAATTTTTCTTAAAAATAATGATCCTATAAAATAACCGGATAAAATTCCTCCTATATGTGCAAAATGAGCAACTCCTGGTGATATATTAAAAATAGTAGAAATAAAACTACCAAAAACAAAAATTAATAATGCTTTTCTAACTTTTATTGGAAAAGGAAATGGTAATATAAAAATTTTATGTTCTGGAAAAATTCTTGCAAATGCTCCTACTATACCACTAATTGCACCAGAAGCTCCCATCATAGGAGAATAAAGTGAATTATAAATAAGAATTTTTTTTTCTTCACTTAAATAATTAATAATATTATTGATTTTATAAATATTTAGGGTTTCTATAAAATAGAATATTAAAATAGTATTAAATAAAATTTGTATAAAAGCAGCAATAATACCTGATAAAAAATATAGAATAATAAATTTTTTAAATCCTAGTAAAGATTCTATTTGTCCTCCAAACATAAATAACGCTAACATATTAAATATTATATGTAGAAAAAGATTCTTAGAATGTATGAACATATGTGTAAATATTTGATAAATATGAAATTTATCATATAATGGATGATATAAAGAAAATATATTTTCCATTCTATATTGAGGAAAAACATATATAGCTGTATATACTAGTATATTAATACTAATTAAATGTTTTACAGCATTAGAGTTGTAATTAAAATTTGTATAAAAATTCACTGTTTAAAAATTTTTTTAAAAAAACTTTTATTAAAAAAAATAACAATAGGTTTATTGTAACGATAAGTTTCATAAATTTTTTTACATAAAAAAAGATCTTTTACAAGATTAATCATTTGATTCTGATTCAATTTTAATCCATATTTGATATATGATAATTTTAATATAGATTTAATAATAATTTTTTCTATATTATTATCTTTTATATTTATAAAATTATTTTTCAATATATTCAATATATTTTTTATAATTTTAATTGAAGTATTTCTTGTTAATTTATTGGGAATAAAATCCAAATATAGACTTTCATTAGAAAAATATAAATGAAACCCTATATTTTTTAAATTATTTTTGAAATTATTAATCAAAATTAATTCATTTTTTGATAATTCTATTTTTATAGGCGGATTTATTTCTTTACAAACTATTTTCTTTTTAAAAAAAGATTCAAATAAAATATTTTGATATGCTCTATATTGATCTATTAAAATTAAATTCTTATCATGTATAATAATTATATATTTATTATCAATTTGATAAATTTTTTGATATATATTTTTACATATAATGATATTTTTTATATAATTATGTTTTAATTTTTCTGATTTATCATTTGTATCTTTAATTAATAATTCCAATTGATTAATTATATTTTTTTCATCATATTTATGATTAATAAATTTATCTTCATCATTGAAAATATTGTTTTCATTTTTATTATAAAAAGTAATGCTATCTGAATTATTAATATTATTTTTTTTTATTTGAAATCGATTAAATAAAATATTTTTAATTTTATTAGAAATCGTTAATCCTATAATTTTTTCATTTTCCATTTCTATTTGTACTTCCTTTTTTGTAGGATGTACATTCCAATTTAATAAATTGGAATTTATTTCTATAAATATGAAATAAGAAATAGTTTTTATATTTTTTATAAAATTTTTATAAGACCGAATAATATTTTTATGTAAAAAAAAATTTGT from Blattabacterium cuenoti includes the following:
- the lepB gene encoding signal peptidase I yields the protein MFQYILFHLIFSIIINIFHVFITYNLYKKYNFNHKKCYIPFYNIFIFLRVQNKKSWFILFLINPLTSIILYYILWIDLIHSFREKEDNKLFTIVFGIFYIIYLNFFIKKKLKLINKNHNNKNHNNKNIILLSIILSFIIHTYIVQPFVIPTSSMEKSLLVGDFILVSKINYGLRMPISPIFIPFFHNRLFDYINHYTSLIKWPYFRFNSLESIRRNDIIVFNYPLDKKNFSIDRKDHYVKRCVGIPGDIIFIKNGKLFINYIQEKFFKGRQQSFFFKRKIPLNIEYLMNKMDIEDIEMIGEFNNEYYYQIMLNEENKKKICKLFNNLILLKKNITPYYISDKVIQPKKQKYVWNRDFFGPFYIPKKGDIIEINSINSSLYKNIFLYEKGKIFYKKKKKFIRVMNNYYFMMGDNRHNSYDSRYWGLVPESHIVGKPIFIWMSIDWNRNNPINFFHWKIRWDRIMTTVNGNNIFLYLFFLFLLLYMIHKTIYKIINRNNKN
- the ilvD gene encoding dihydroxy-acid dehydratase, with translation MDKINKFSKEITENKELPAAHAMLYAIGMKKSDFNKAQIGIVSNWYESNPCNIHLNKLSKEVKKSIINNNLIGFQINTIGISDGITMGTLGMRYSLPSREIIADSIESVISAHCYDGLIAIPGCDKNLPGVIMSIIRLNRPSIIIYGGSIYSGNYKGKKIDIISSFEALGKKNMNKISKKEYFNIVRKSCPGPGACGGMYTANTMASILEVMGMTLPFSSSYPANSIEKKLECKKVPFYIKKLLSNKIYPKDIITKKSIKNGIKLGICLGGSTNLVLHMLALAKTANIEISLKEIQKFSDQVPLIGNLKPSGSYLMEDIHSNIRGMPIIIKYLINNGIISGDCLTVTGKTLYENVKNVSDINFNKQNVIFSLKNPIKKNGHIRILYGNIAPEGSVAKITGIEGKNFVGKAKVFDSEEEANRCIFNNKIMQGTVIVIRYVGPKGAPGMPEMLKPTSYIMGSGLGKKVALITDGRFSGGSHGFVVGHISPEAQSGGLIALIKNDDIIKIDAENNKLILEVEEKEIEIRKKLWNPPPLKVKSGYLYKYSKLVSSASNGCITD
- the dapB gene encoding 4-hydroxy-tetrahydrodipicolinate reductase is translated as MNIAIIGYGKMGKTIEKIATNRNHNIQLCYDKTPNKNILLNNSIDIVIEFSQPYSAFENIKICIENNIPVVSGTTGWLQQLNEIKNICIKNNGSFLYSSNFSISMNIFYEINKKLSILLLPFSKKYDISIKEIHHKEKKDKPSGTALHIANDIINIGMKNYWNTIDNKKKLIKNYKKSILIESKRCENVIGEHIVDYKSNIEKISIKHKAYSRNIFAIGAIISAEWLINKKGFFSMKDMLGL
- the mutL gene encoding DNA mismatch repair endonuclease MutL, producing MSNTIRILSKKIINQIAAGEIIVRPSSVLRELLENSIDANAKIIDIFIKDAGKTLIQLVDNGNGMNHFDARMSIKRYATSKIRSTKDLYNINTKGFRGEALSSISMISQLEIQTKSNNLLGIHLFIENGKIKRETLLDMKKGTRISVKNIFYRFPSRKIFLKSSNVEFNHIINEFYKIVLAHRDITYRFYNNNKMIFFLNKNDSLKTRIIEILKINYQKLKYFFIKKNNFIIKGFISIPNYYSSKKGYKLLLINKRSITNFFLHKNIIRSYKNFIKNIKTISYFIFIEINSNLLNWNVHPTKKEVQIEMENEKIIGLTISNKIKNILFNRFQIKKNNINNSDSITFYNKNENNIFNDEDKFINHKYDEKNIINQLELLIKDTNDKSEKLKHNYIKNIIICKNIYQKIYQIDNKYIIIIHDKNLILIDQYRAYQNILFESFFKKKIVCKEINPPIKIELSKNELILINNFKNNLKNIGFHLYFSNESLYLDFIPNKLTRNTSIKIIKNILNILKNNFINIKDNNIEKIIIKSILKLSYIKYGLKLNQNQMINLVKDLFLCKKIYETYRYNKPIVIFFNKSFFKKIFKQ
- a CDS encoding acetolactate synthase; the protein is MEIDFSIKILIEDNIGLLIRILILLNKRNLKINYMNVSKKKYKKYNLNQCILHLKCEKKQLIKLKKIINKLIGVYSIFYNEKKLFNNTI
- the ilvB gene encoding biosynthetic-type acetolactate synthase large subunit, with the translated sequence MEKNVFPGSEIVIKTLLNENVKYIFGYPGGAIMPIYDSLYDYKHKIKHILMRHEQGVIHAAQGYARATGCVGVCFTTSGPGATNLVTGLADSLIDSTPIVCITGQVSSQFLGTDAFQEINIIDISISVTKWNIQVLESTNICKSIQKGFFIAKSGRPGPVLIDITKDAQLNMSKFCFKKINKIRNFYPCPIIKKNKIVKAAQIINKSKKPIIFSGQGVIIANAEKELKKFIEKTRIPIACTLLGLGSISTTHDLYVGMLGMHGNYAPNILTNESDVIIAIGMRFDDRVTGNVKKYANQAKIIHIDIDNSEINKNISCYISIVGDCKVSLKQLTQLVNKTNHENWKKKFFLMKEKEKKIIIKKDLFPIKKTITMGEVIKWINLYKRKNSILVTDVGQHQMIASRYFNFNCRRSQITSGGFGTMGFALPASIGAKFGSKNKQIICIVGDGGIQMTIQEMGTILENNLSIKIILLNNNFLGMVRQWQQLFFKKRYSFTKLKNPNFLKLSEAYSIEYKKIYKRNELKNSIKKLFSNDKKSFFLEILVSKEDNVFPMIPSGSSVEDIRMI
- a CDS encoding rhomboid family intramembrane serine protease, encoding MNFYTNFNYNSNAVKHLISINILVYTAIYVFPQYRMENIFSLYHPLYDKFHIYQIFTHMFIHSKNLFLHIIFNMLALFMFGGQIESLLGFKKFIILYFLSGIIAAFIQILFNTILIFYFIETLNIYKINNIINYLSEEKKILIYNSLYSPMMGASGAISGIVGAFARIFPEHKIFILPFPFPIKVRKALLIFVFGSFISTIFNISPGVAHFAHIGGILSGYFIGSLFLRKIFY
- the ilvC gene encoding ketol-acid reductoisomerase translates to MIKKIGDVEENIITRKEFPLKKAKKILKKEVLSILGYGVQGPSQSLNLKDNGFNVIIGQRKNTLSWNKALKDGWIEGKNLFPLEEASEKGTILLYLLSDAGQISFWPKIKKYLTKNKSLYFSHGFGLSFQDKTKIYPPNNIDIFLVAPKGSGTSLRRLFKEGKGINSSYAIYQDYSGKSLDKVLSIGIGIGSGYLFETSFKNEVYSDLVGERGTLMGAIQGIFYAQYQVLRKNGHSPSESFNETVEELTQSLMPLVSENGMDWMYSNCSTTAQRGALDWWKKFRDITLPIFEDLYKKVSSGHEAERIILYNSDKNYRYKLKKELDNIKNSELWKVGDIIRNLRPEKKSDKKF